In Helianthus annuus cultivar XRQ/B unplaced genomic scaffold, HanXRQr2.0-SUNRISE HanXRQChr00c029, whole genome shotgun sequence, a single genomic region encodes these proteins:
- the LOC110917731 gene encoding uncharacterized protein LOC110917731, with the protein MPADVVVLWQEAAEGKVNYEGYHLETYGEESSQHPELDKELWYRASGGKKRGKVYGLSNLKNDFNVQHHGKQDQEIERLNVITQDIVKENEEEKERLNDIIAGLVVEKEKDKAEKEAMNERMANIEAMLKARFQNV; encoded by the exons ATGCCCGCAGATGTCGTGGTTTTGTGGCAGGAGGCGGCAGAGGGCAAG GTGAATTATGAGGGATATCATTTGGAGACGTATGGGGAGGAAAGTAGCCAACACCCAGAACTTGACAAAGAACTGTGGTACCGAGCTTCCGGGGGAAAGAAGAGAGGCAAAGTATATGGGTTAAGCAATCTTAAGAATGATTTTAACGTTCAGCATCATGGCAAACAAGACCAAGAG ATCGAAAGATTGAACGTGATTACCCAAGATATAGTgaaagaaaatgaagaagaaaaagaaaggttgAACGATATTATTGCGGGATTGGTGGTGGAAAAAGAGAAAGATAAGGCGGAGAAAGAGGCTATGAATGAGAGGATGGCAAACATTGAAGCGATGCTAAAAGCTAGGTTTCAAAACGTATaa